TTCCTGGTCACGAAACAAGGAAAGATCCATAAGGTCCGTTATGGGGCCTTGGACGAAAGATGAGCTGCACTTGAAGGGCTGGACGCTTTGTGCATAATGCGTCCAACTGAATTTCATCTTTCTTTTTGAGGTGACCCATGCTCGACACCGCATTCGCACAGACCGCCACCCAAGCCGCTCCCGGCACGGCCGGGGGGGCCTTCATGAGCCTTTTCGTGACGACCATCCTACCCATCATGGCTCTCTACTATTTCTTTTTCATCTATCCGCAGGGCAAGGAAAAGAAGAAGAGGGAAGAAATGCTGGGAGCCATCCAGCGGGGGGACCGGGTGTTGACCCGGGGCGGGATCTACGGGACCGTGGCCGACATCAAGGAAAACATCCTTGTCTTGAAGATAAGCGATAATACCAAGGTCGAATTCGATAAAAGCTCCGTTGAAACGGTCGAAAAGCCTTCCTGAGGGCCATCTTCATCCTGATCGGGTGATCAGGAAGGCGATCGGTCAGGCAACCATTTACCAGGCAACTTCCGGAACTTTGTTAAGACCCCTATTTAAATAAAGATTTGGATAAATCCAGCCTTTCATCCATGGACCGAGGGATGGGATATAATCTCCCCATACCCGAAGGGACGTGAGCGGACCTATGAACGAGATCATGACGGCCCAGGAACTATCGGCCTACCTCAAGATCACGACGACTACCATTTACAAGTTGGCCCAACAGGGCGACCTTCCCTCTTTCAAAGTGGGAAGCGAATGGCGTTTCAAGAAAGAGCTCATCGACCGATGGCTCGAGAAGGGGACGAAGGCCGCCAAAAAGGTCTTGGTGGTGGATGACGAGCCCGCGATCTGTGAGCTTTATCAAAGGGCGTTGGATAGGAAAAAGTTCCAGGTCGATACCGCTAGGTCCGGTGCCGAGGCCGTCCAACTGGCCGCCAACGCCCAATACGATTTCGTGTTCCTTGATCTGAAGATGCCCGGGATGAACGGGGTGGAGACCTTCAAGGAACTCCGCAAGACCCAACCCAAGGCCGTGGTGGCCTTCGTCACCGCCTATCCGGACAGTGAACTGTTGAACGAGGCCATGCGTTTGGGCCCCCTGACCGTCATCTTGAAGCCCATTGATCTGGGCGAGATCCAGAAAGCCGTTGAATCCCTGGTCTTGATGACTTCCAAAACCTGAACCGTCCTCCTCTCGTCTTCGTCCCCCTGCTGGGTTAAACTTTCCCCATCCATGAGCTTCTCATCCCTTTCCAATGATCGTTATTTCCAAAAGTCCGGTGTCCTCGAGCGCTCCTTGGACCTCGTTGGGCTTTGGGAGAAGTGGTGCGGGGAAGGATTGGCTGCGTTGCTGGAAAGCGGGGGTCCACCCAATGAGGCGGCCCGTTGGTCCATCCTGGCGGGGTTTCCATCCGAAGAGGTCCTGGAAAGCCAAGGTGCGCTTTGGTATTGGAAGAACGGCGAACGCGGCCCCTTGGGCGGTTCTCTTGAAGATTGGATGAACTCCCAGGCGCCCAGTTCCGATTCGTACCTGCCATTTCCCTGGTGTTTGCGCGAAGCTTGGTTCGGAGTGTGGGGCTATGAATGGGGCCAGCCTGACACCGAAAAAGATCCCGGGCCACCCACGGCCCACTTTTTCAAACCCGCTCGGGTCATCGCCATTGACCGGTTGACCCGGGAATATTTCCTGATGGGGGACGGGCCCTTTGAGGTTGTGGAGCGTGGGTCCGCTCCAGAGACTTTCCGTTCATGGGGTCTTCGCGCCGGGATCGAACGGGAAAAATATGAAGGGATGGTCCGGAAGGCCCAGGTCTACATCGCCCAAGGGGATATCTATCAGGCCAACCTTGCCCACCCTTTCGAAGCCTGTTGGGAAGGACAACCTTCCGGTCTTTACCGATTGATCCGGGAACTGAACCCGGGTCCTTTCATGGGGATCTTCAAGGGAAGGGGATGCACCATCGTTTCTTCCTCTCCGGAACGTTTGATCTTGGGGCGTGGCGATCTTTTGGAAACAAAGCCCATCGCGGGGACCCGGCCACGGGACCTGGATGAGGTACGGGACCTTCAGTTGCGGGAAGAGCTACGGACGAACCCGAAGGAAAGGGCCGAGCATCTGATGCTAGTGGACCTCGCCCGGAACGATCTGGGCCGGGTGTCCAGGTTCGGGACGGTGGAAGTGAACCGTTTTTCCGAAGTGGAAGCCTATTCCAAGGTGCAGCATTTGGTCTCCACCGTCCGGGCGCAAAAAAAAGAAGAAGTGACCTTTTCCCAGGTGCTCCATTCCCTTTTCCCGGGAGGGACCATCACCGGTTGCCCGAAGGTGCGATGCATGGAGATCATCCGTGAATTGGAAGGACGCCCCCGAGGGTATTACACCGGAAGCCTCGGTTATTTCGGGCCGGGTCCCATTTTCGACCTGAACATCCTGATCCGAACCTTCACCCTTTTTGAGGATGGGACATTGGAGTTCCTGGCGGGAGCCGGGGTCGTGGCCGACTCGGATCCAGGCCGGGAATACCAGGAAACCCTTTATAAGGTCCAGGCCTTGGCCAAGGCTTTGGGAGCGGATTGGGAGGTGGGGCCGTGAAGGAAAGGATCTTCATGAACGGGCGCTGGGTCCCCTTGGCCCAGGCCCATTTATCCCCGCTTAATTCGGCGGTCCTCTATGGAGAATCGCTGTTGGAAGCCATCCCGGTCTATGGCGGTAAAGCCTTGTTCTTGAAGGAACATATGGGCCGATTGGACCGTGGCTGCCGTTTTTTAGGCTGGTCCCGGTTGGCGTTACCTAAGGTCGATCAGGCGATAAGAACCTATCGCTCGAAGGGAAAAGATTACATGTTACGGGTAGGCCTGGTCCAAGAGCTGGAGCCGCCCGCAGCTCCGAGGGATTTTTCGAAAAAACCACCCCTGTTCTTTGCGATGGCCCGCCCTTTGCGCCACTCCCTCACGGATCCCCGGCCCCTTCGAGGACGGATCGGGGTCGGCCGTTGGAGGGTACCTGGGCCCGAGGTCTATCCGGGACAATTCAAATGGATCTTTTACATGATGATCCGGGAGGATTTTCGCCATCATCCCACCTGGACGGAAATGCTGCGGCTGGATCGTGATGGATACGTAGTGGATGGAGGAAGTTCCTCACCCCTTTGGGCCAAGAATGGCGTCCTTCATCCACCCCTCCAGACCACGGGTGGCCTTGAAAGTGTCACTCGCACCAAGATCCTTCGTTTTGCCAGGTCCTTGGGCATCCCGGTCCGCCCACGGCGTTGGCGGCCCCAGGACGTCCTGAAGGGCGGGGAGCTTTTCTTGGTCGGCTCCGGTATCGGTGTGCTCCAAGCGACCCACTTATCGGGGAAAGTCTTACGGGGATCGCGCAGTATCAGTTCCCGTTTGTGGGAGCATTACCGGTCCCATGCCCTAGGGCTCAAGAGCTGATAACGGGGCCCGAGGAATCTTTCTCCTTTGTCCGGTTTCACCTTGAACTAGTCATTATTTTTCTTGGATCAAGATTGAACCGGTTCCGCTTTCCTTCTGGGCCGTAATTTCCTGAAACTTTGGCAAAAACCCTTGGTAAAAAGTGATAGATTGTTCCGGAAAATTCCAGGAGTTGGAGGGTTTATGCCCTTGTTGTTGGATGGGAATGCCGCTTCGAAGGCGGTCCAAGAACAGGTCGCCCGGCGCCTTGCCGCCCTTCCGGCCGGGGCTGGTAAGCCAGGGCTTGCCGTTGTTTTGGTCGGGGATGACCCCGCATCTCAGGTTTACGTCGGGCGCAAAAAGAAAGCCTGCGAGAACCTTGGGTTCTACTCTGAAGAACATCGCTTGCCCAAAGAGACCACCCAGGACCAGCTTCTGGACCTGGTCCGGACCTTGAACCAGAAGGCCCAAGTCCACGGGATCCTCGTCCAGCTTCCCTTGCCGGGCCATTTGAGCGCCCAAAGGGTCATTGAAACCATCGATCCGGCCAAGGATGTGGATGGGATGCATCCGATGAGCCTGGGGCGGTTAGTGGCGGGCCTGCCCGGCCTTCGGTCCTGCACTCCGGCGGGCGTTATGGCCATGCTGGAACATTACAAAATACCCGTGTCGGGAAAAAGAGCGGTCGTGATCGGCCGTAGCATCATGGTCGGAAAGCCGATGGCCCAACTTTTGGTGGAGGCCAACGCGACCGTGACCGTCTGCCATAGCAAGACCCGGGACATCGCTTCCGTCGTCCGGGAGGCGGAATTGGTGGTGGCGGCCATCGGCAAGCCCCGCTACGTCACAGCGGATATGGTGCGGGATGGGGCGGTGGTCGTGGATGTGGGGATCAACCGGCTTCCGGATGGGAAACTCTGCGGCGATGTGGATTTTGAGGCGGTTTCTCCAACAGCTTCCGCCATTACGCCGGTGCCTGGTGGCGTCGGCCCCATGACCATCGCGCTCCTTATGAGGAACACCTTCGATGCATTCTGGAGCCAAACCCACCCATAAAGCCGACCAGCGGGGATCCCATGACAAGCCATAAAAGGCCCTGGAAGATTGGGTTGACCGGTGGCCCCGGGGCAGGGAAGAGCCTAGCCCTCCGGTTCCTGGCCCGAAAAGGGGTCCCGACCCTTCAAACCGACCATTTGGGGCATGAACTATTGCGGGATAAAGGGTTCAGTGGAAGACTTTCCCGCCGTTTGGGGAAAGAGATATTGGATGTCCGGGGCCATGCGGACCGGGGCAAACTTGGGGAACTCGTATTCAAGGATCCCCGAAAGCGTGTGCTTTTGAACCGAATGATCCACCCGATGATCCGCCGAAAGGTCGCCCAGTGGGTCCTGGCCCAAAGGCGTGCCAAGGCGGGACTGGTGGTGGTGGAGGTTCCCCTGTTGTTCGAAAGGGGTTTTTACAAATATTTTGACGGTTGTCTTTCGGTCTCGGCCCCATCGGCCTTGAGGCGAAAAAGGTTGAGAGCCCGTGGTTGGGACCGATCCGAGGTCCGCAGGCGGGAAGGGACCCAATGGTCCCAATCGCGGAAGGACCGGAAGGCCGATTGGGTCCTGAGGAACGACCGGAGCCCGGCGGAGCTAAGGAAAAAGGTCGACCTTTGGTTGTCATCCATCAAGGATGGCCCCCAAGGGATGAAGAAAAAGGTGTTTTGATCCTATGGACATCCTAGTCCTTTTCGAGAATTGGAAAGCCTCCAAACGTTGGGCCTTCGTTGGCGTCCTTTTCGTGGCCGCCATTGGGGTCAATTATTTGGCGGCCCTGCGTAATTGGGAGCCCATTTCTCCCATATGGCTGTATTTCTTGCCGCTGATCTTTTCCGCCATGCTCCTGGGTCCTTGGGTGACCTATACGATGGGGGGCATTATCGGGACCCTTTGCTTGCTGTCCTTGGCCACCTCCAACATGCCCGCCTGGTTCTTCCTGACCTTCATCGCGGCCTTGTGCATCAACGCCTGGGGGTGGCAACGCTGGAGCCGGGCGAGGGACATGAGGTCCTTTGACCTCCATAAAAGATCGGAAGAACTGGAGCTGAGCATCAACGATACCCAAATCGCCCACGAGAAGGTGAAGGTGGCCCTCCAAGCCAACCAGATCAAGATCCAGCGCTATACAGCCCTGAACGAACTGGCCCGGAACCTCGCCATGACCTTCAAGACCCAGGAGGTGGTGGTGCTCTTGATCGAGACGATCTCCAAGACCTTCATGGTGCCCGGGGGGGTTTATTCACTGCTTTTGTTCGATAGTTCCATGGGGAAAGCCCTGCATTCGGTGCGCTATAGCGTGGACACGGACATGGAAGTCCGGCTGAACCGGGAGAGGCTCAACCCGGAAGAGACCTTCAATGCCTGGGTCGTTGCCCAGGGTAAACCCCTTTTGATCACCGATGCGGCCAATGATTTCCGCTTCCAGAACTACACCCCGGAAGCCCAGGTGCGAAGCCTGGTGGCGGCTCCTTTCATGGAGGGCCAGGAGGTCATGGGACTCATCCGAATGGAAAGCTGTTTTCCGGGTGCTTTCCGGCAGGAGGACGCGAGGCTCCTGTCCAATTTCTGCGACCTCGGGATCGTCGCCCTGGAGCATGTCGCCCTTTACCGCCAGACCATCGAACTGGCCATTACCGACGGCCTGACGGGGCTATATGTCCAGCGTTATTACAAAGAAAGGGTCCGGGACGAGGTGTTCCGGGCCCTGGAACACAAACTCCCGCTTTGCCTCATGATGATCGATGTGGACCACTTCAAGCGCTATAACGATACCTATGGCCATTTGGTGGGGGACAAGGTCCTGAAGGCCGTCGCCAAGATCCTCAAGGAAACGGTCCGCACCGTGGACCTGGTGGCCCGTTATGGCGGCGAGGAATTCTCCGTGCTCCTGCTCAAAACGCCCTGGAACGGCGCCAAAACGGTGGCGGAGCGAATCCGGCAGAAAGTGGAGGCCCAGGAGATCGTCGCCGGACAGACCGTGACCCATATCACGGTCAGCATCGGGGTGTCCGAATTGAGCCCCCAGTTCAAGGACGTGGAAGGCTTCATCGATACCGCCGACCAAGCCCTCTACCGGGCCAAGGGGGAGGGCCGGAACCGTGTCCGGGTGGCCAATGAGGGGAAGGTCCCATGAACGGCTTCCTTCAAAAAGCTTCCGGGGTCGGGTTGGCGGTTTTCATCCTGGTCCTGGGGCTTCTCCCTAGTCCGGGAGCTTTCCTTCTTTGCCTTCCTTTTTTCTTCATCGGGCCCCTGGGATTCACTTCGTCCATCACCGCCCGCTGGTTCGCGGTGACCTTTGGTTTGGGGTTGGCGCTCGGCCGGTTCCAATTCGGGCATTATCCCCAAAGTTGGGTCGTGCCGGAGGTGCTGGTCCTGGGTGCGATGGCCATTGTCCCTGAATTCATGGCCCGGCGGGTGGAGGAGATCCGTTCGAAGATCCAATTGCAATTGAGCGGCCGGGAAGCCGAATACCAATCCCTCCGGGAGTCTTCCGACTCCACCAAAGCCCAGAACACCCAGATCGAGAAGCAGCTCCGCCAGATCGAACATCTTTACGATGTCATCAAGGAAGCGGGAAGTACGCTGAACGTTCAGGAGATGATCGAACTCACCAAGGATTTCACCGAACGGATGTTTGACCTTCCACATTTCATCATCGCGGTGCTTTCCAACGACGGCAGGAAATTCGAGATCCGCATCGCTTCGGGATGTGACGATTCGCTC
The genomic region above belongs to bacterium and contains:
- the yajC gene encoding preprotein translocase subunit YajC, with the protein product MLDTAFAQTATQAAPGTAGGAFMSLFVTTILPIMALYYFFFIYPQGKEKKKREEMLGAIQRGDRVLTRGGIYGTVADIKENILVLKISDNTKVEFDKSSVETVEKPS
- a CDS encoding response regulator yields the protein MNEIMTAQELSAYLKITTTTIYKLAQQGDLPSFKVGSEWRFKKELIDRWLEKGTKAAKKVLVVDDEPAICELYQRALDRKKFQVDTARSGAEAVQLAANAQYDFVFLDLKMPGMNGVETFKELRKTQPKAVVAFVTAYPDSELLNEAMRLGPLTVILKPIDLGEIQKAVESLVLMTSKT
- a CDS encoding anthranilate synthase component I family protein; translated protein: MSFSSLSNDRYFQKSGVLERSLDLVGLWEKWCGEGLAALLESGGPPNEAARWSILAGFPSEEVLESQGALWYWKNGERGPLGGSLEDWMNSQAPSSDSYLPFPWCLREAWFGVWGYEWGQPDTEKDPGPPTAHFFKPARVIAIDRLTREYFLMGDGPFEVVERGSAPETFRSWGLRAGIEREKYEGMVRKAQVYIAQGDIYQANLAHPFEACWEGQPSGLYRLIRELNPGPFMGIFKGRGCTIVSSSPERLILGRGDLLETKPIAGTRPRDLDEVRDLQLREELRTNPKERAEHLMLVDLARNDLGRVSRFGTVEVNRFSEVEAYSKVQHLVSTVRAQKKEEVTFSQVLHSLFPGGTITGCPKVRCMEIIRELEGRPRGYYTGSLGYFGPGPIFDLNILIRTFTLFEDGTLEFLAGAGVVADSDPGREYQETLYKVQALAKALGADWEVGP
- a CDS encoding aminotransferase class IV, with the translated sequence MKERIFMNGRWVPLAQAHLSPLNSAVLYGESLLEAIPVYGGKALFLKEHMGRLDRGCRFLGWSRLALPKVDQAIRTYRSKGKDYMLRVGLVQELEPPAAPRDFSKKPPLFFAMARPLRHSLTDPRPLRGRIGVGRWRVPGPEVYPGQFKWIFYMMIREDFRHHPTWTEMLRLDRDGYVVDGGSSSPLWAKNGVLHPPLQTTGGLESVTRTKILRFARSLGIPVRPRRWRPQDVLKGGELFLVGSGIGVLQATHLSGKVLRGSRSISSRLWEHYRSHALGLKS
- the folD gene encoding bifunctional methylenetetrahydrofolate dehydrogenase/methenyltetrahydrofolate cyclohydrolase FolD, whose translation is MPLLLDGNAASKAVQEQVARRLAALPAGAGKPGLAVVLVGDDPASQVYVGRKKKACENLGFYSEEHRLPKETTQDQLLDLVRTLNQKAQVHGILVQLPLPGHLSAQRVIETIDPAKDVDGMHPMSLGRLVAGLPGLRSCTPAGVMAMLEHYKIPVSGKRAVVIGRSIMVGKPMAQLLVEANATVTVCHSKTRDIASVVREAELVVAAIGKPRYVTADMVRDGAVVVDVGINRLPDGKLCGDVDFEAVSPTASAITPVPGGVGPMTIALLMRNTFDAFWSQTHP
- the coaE gene encoding dephospho-CoA kinase (Dephospho-CoA kinase (CoaE) performs the final step in coenzyme A biosynthesis.), producing MTSHKRPWKIGLTGGPGAGKSLALRFLARKGVPTLQTDHLGHELLRDKGFSGRLSRRLGKEILDVRGHADRGKLGELVFKDPRKRVLLNRMIHPMIRRKVAQWVLAQRRAKAGLVVVEVPLLFERGFYKYFDGCLSVSAPSALRRKRLRARGWDRSEVRRREGTQWSQSRKDRKADWVLRNDRSPAELRKKVDLWLSSIKDGPQGMKKKVF
- a CDS encoding diguanylate cyclase — translated: MDILVLFENWKASKRWAFVGVLFVAAIGVNYLAALRNWEPISPIWLYFLPLIFSAMLLGPWVTYTMGGIIGTLCLLSLATSNMPAWFFLTFIAALCINAWGWQRWSRARDMRSFDLHKRSEELELSINDTQIAHEKVKVALQANQIKIQRYTALNELARNLAMTFKTQEVVVLLIETISKTFMVPGGVYSLLLFDSSMGKALHSVRYSVDTDMEVRLNRERLNPEETFNAWVVAQGKPLLITDAANDFRFQNYTPEAQVRSLVAAPFMEGQEVMGLIRMESCFPGAFRQEDARLLSNFCDLGIVALEHVALYRQTIELAITDGLTGLYVQRYYKERVRDEVFRALEHKLPLCLMMIDVDHFKRYNDTYGHLVGDKVLKAVAKILKETVRTVDLVARYGGEEFSVLLLKTPWNGAKTVAERIRQKVEAQEIVAGQTVTHITVSIGVSELSPQFKDVEGFIDTADQALYRAKGEGRNRVRVANEGKVP